In a single window of the Danio rerio strain Tuebingen ecotype United States chromosome 20, GRCz12tu, whole genome shotgun sequence genome:
- the si:dkeyp-72h1.1 gene encoding uncharacterized protein LOC799956 — MTEVMNSCESAVGDFSASEEQNISLQIYPDSHERFPKLSKRLPSIVVEPTESGEVESGELRWPPDDLSPTDDRDKQAQAACEKLTGDVEEVETATEN; from the exons ATGACGGAGGTGATGAACAGCTGTGAGTCTGCTGTGGGAGACTTCAGCGCGTCTGAGGAACAGAACATCTCCTTGCAG ATCTACCCAGACTCTCATGAACGTTTCCCGAAGCTCTCCAAGCGGCTGCCGTCCATCGTGGTTGAGCCGACTGAGAGCGGAGAGGTGGAGAGCGGTGAACTACGCTGGCCTCCTGATGATTTGAGCCCAACAGATGACAGAGACAAACAGGCACAGGCTGCAT GTGAGAAGCTCACTGGTGATGTCGAAGAGGTTGAAACGGCGACGGAAAACTAA